CCGGCTCAATTGCTAGGTGGGGTGCATCTGGAGAAGGTGCTGGGCGCATTGCGTCAGTGTGCTGATGTCATCATCATCGATACTGCCCCGCTCTTAACCTTTGCCGATACCACCCTGTTATTGCGTGCAGTGGATACGACCCTGGCCGTCGTGCGATCCGACCAAACGACTGAGGGTGATCTGCGGCAAATGCTGGAGCTGTTGCAACAGACCGGTATTGCCTGTCTGGGGATCGTGTTGAATGGTGTTCGTAAACGCCGCAGCCGATTCGCTCTTCCAGTTGCACGTCGCACCGAATCGACGCCTGCGATGGTGGTGGCTAACCGCAGTGAGACCGTTGGCGATGCAGGAGATTGACCTATGCGACGTTTCTGGTTGATGTTGATCACCATGCTGGCGTTGCTGCTAAGTGCATGTACTCAGCAGACGATGCCTGATACCGAAGCGGTAGCTGTGGCGACGCCGCAGGCGACTGAATCATCGCCGGTACCTGCCTCAACTGCTGCTCCGACCATTGTCAATGGCACCCTGATCGCTAATGGACGTGTTCAGCCAATGACCGTGCTTGATCTCAGTTTTGTCAATGGCGGATCGGTCGTCGAGGTGCTGGTTAAACCCGGGGATCGGGTGCGGGCCGGTGATGTTATGGCAAGCCTGGATATTCGGGCACTCGATCTGACACTGGCTGAAGCGCGGGTAGCACTGGCAGAGGCACAGGCGAATTATGAGCAGTTGCGTAGTGGAGCTACTCCCGAGCAAATTGCCCAGGCTGAAGCCGAAATTGAACGTGCCCGTGCCCGGTTGGCCGATGGGCGGACAAATGTCACCCAAAGCGATATTGCTGCTGTCCAGGCTGAATTGCGGGAGGCGCGCGCAGTGCTCGAGCGCTTGCAGAAGGGAATTACGCCAGAGGATCGTGCCCGTCTGGAAGCGGCAGTAGCCGAAGCCAAAGCTCGCTTGCAAACTCGCATCAATACGCTGGCAGGTGAAAAGACCCAGCTCGAGTCGCAGATCGAACGATTGGCGAACGAGTTGCGTAATGCGCAGGATGACTATTCGCGCACCGCGTGGGCCAATCAGCAGATTGTGGCGAATGGTGGTCAATTGACCCAGGCGCAAATCGATAATGAAACCCGGTTGTTGCGAGCCGTCGAAA
This genomic window from Chloroflexus aurantiacus J-10-fl contains:
- a CDS encoding efflux RND transporter periplasmic adaptor subunit, with translation MRRFWLMLITMLALLLSACTQQTMPDTEAVAVATPQATESSPVPASTAAPTIVNGTLIANGRVQPMTVLDLSFVNGGSVVEVLVKPGDRVRAGDVMASLDIRALDLTLAEARVALAEAQANYEQLRSGATPEQIAQAEAEIERARARLADGRTNVTQSDIAAVQAELREARAVLERLQKGITPEDRARLEAAVAEAKARLQTRINTLAGEKTQLESQIERLANELRNAQDDYSRTAWANQQIVANGGQLTQAQIDNETRLLRAVENAERRLQEARVALETVRQNEFSEIAAYRAEVEQAEALLADASRPATPDQIAAAEKRILQAEARLAQLTINHPNEVAVYEAELRKAEADFARLVAEPTSAQIAIAQARIERAEIEVRRAELNRERYQIRAPIDATVVTVTVQPGQTVEANQRVITLATLDQWQIVVPNLSEIHVSLIQENDPVTISFIALPDLRLSGRVSYIEPIGQETGIGTTYTVRIIPDSWDQRLRWNMNAQVVFSAGQ